The DNA segment TGGGCGTATTTCAGCTTGATGCGGCGGCCGCCGACCAAGGGTGGTTGGTGCGAGGAAACGGCATCGTTCAAGATTCGGGTCAATACCGGTGTCGACATGTCTATCATTGCTGAATCGTACAGGCTATGCACCACGTCGAACAACTTACCGACGCCGCTACCGTGCAAGGCTGAAATCGGATGTTTCTCGGCAAAGTCCAGAAAAGTCAGTTTAATTTCGATCTGTTTTTTGACGAAGGCCCGGTGTTCGGCATCCAGGCCGTCCCATTTGTTCAGGCCAATAATCAAGGCCCGGCCGGCTTCCAGCACCAAGCCCAGAATATGGGCGTCCTGATCGGTGACGCCTTCGCGGGCGTCGATCAAATAAATCACCACATGGGCTTTTTCGATGGCTTGCAGCGATTTGATGATGCTGAATTTTTCCACCGTCAACGATACCTTGGCGCGGCGGCGCATACCGGCGGTGTCGATCAGGGTGAATTTTTGGCCGTTACGTTCGAACGGGATATAAATACTGTCGCGGGTGGTGCCGGCTTCATCGAATACCACCACCCGTTCCTCGCCCAGCAGGCGGTTGACCAGGGTCGATTTGCCGACATTGGGACGGCCGACGATGGCGATGGCGATGCCGGGATCCTGTTCTTCAAATTCATCTTCAACCGCTGGTATCAGGTCGTCGATACGGCCCAGCAGTTCATGCACATTACGGCCATGGGTGGCGGCAATTGGCACTGGTTCGCCCAGCGCCAGACTGTAAAAATCGTGGGTGACGGTGTTGCTGTCGATACCGTCGATTTTATTCACCACCAGCACCACCGGTTTGCCCAGTTTGCGTAGCATGTCGGCAATGGCTTCGTCGGAGGCGTTGATGCCGTCGCGGGCATCCACCATGAAAAACACCACGTCGGCTTCCTGCAAGGCGATCTCGACCTGCTTCTTGGCGAAAACGTCGATACCTTCCAGGTCGTCGGTGATGCCGCCGGTGTCGACCACCAGGCAATCGCGTTCACCGCGCTTGACTCGGCCGTATTGGCGGTCGCGGGTCAGGCCGGGATAGTCGGCGACCAACGCCTCGCGGCTGCGGGTCAGATAATTGAACAGGGTGGATTTGCCGACATTGGGTCGGCCAACCAAGGCGATGACTGGTAGCATAAGTTATCTCGCTTTCAAGGCCGCGAGGGTGCCGTCTTTTGCGTAAATGTACACGGTGCCGTCGACGATAACCGGTTTGGCTTCGATCGGCGAACTAGTGAGCTGAGTGCGACCGAGCTGCCTGCCGTCGCTGGTGGATAGCCAATGCACATAGCCTTCAAAATCGCCGACCACGACATAATTGTCGTAGGCCACGGCGGCGGTGAGCTGGCGGTTGTGTAGGTCTTTTTGTTTCCACAACGAGGCGCCGTTGCGTTGATCGAGTTGCGACACCTCACTATGAGTGTCGCTGAGATACAAGTATCGCCAATCGGTGCTGATGCCGGTATAGGATGAAATGTCCGGGTTACGCCAGATCACGTCGCCGTCCACTTCCGACACCGACGAAGTGCCGCCCTGGAAGCTGGAAATATAGATGGCGCCACGGCTAGCCACCGGATCGACGTCCAAATCCACCAGACGTTCGACTTCGGAGCGGCCCGTCGGCATGGCGATGGTGGCTTCCCACAGGCTCTTGCCGTCGCTGAGTTGCAGGGCTTGCATCTTGCCATTGGCCGAACCGATGATAACGGTGTCTTCGATCACAACCGGGGCGCCGGCTCCGCGTATGCTCAAGGCCGGTACGCTGCCTTCGGAGAGCCATAACTGGCTGCCGTCTGCTTCGCGCAAGGCTATGACCTTGCCGTCAGTGGTGCGGACGATGACCATGCCCTTGGCAGCCACCGGTACGGCTTGCACTTCGCTGGGTACCAGTGAAATCCACTTTTGTTCGCCGCTGGCAATATCGTAGGCGACCACTTCACCGGAGGTGCAACCCATGATCACGGTTTGCCTGCCCAGACCGGGGCCGGCGGAAAATTCGTATTCGCTTTCGGACTCCCAAACCAGGTCGCCGTTAACGGTGTTGCGAGCTTGCAGCGTGCCTTGGCGATCGGCGGCGAAGATTCTGTCGTTTTGAACGGCGGGTATCAGTTTCAAAAACTGCTTGTCGGCGCCGTTGCCGACCGATTCCTTCCACAGCACGTCGATCTGCACTTCTGCGGTGTATTCGGTTAAAAGCGCGGGCGGATCGGCGGTATCGTCCTCGCCGAATATCGTATCCGACAGTCCCGAGATCAAATCGCGTCCCGCATCCAGCCCCGCGCAACCCGAGAGCAAGGGCAGGCAGGTCAGTAACATCCATAGTGCGCGAAATTTTTTGGGCTCGGTTATCAGCATGATGGTGGTTTGAATGGCGATGATTATTTCGCGGCTTCCGGGTTAAAGCCCGGTGTGGCAATGTCGTCCAGTTTGAACTGGGTCAATGGCGTTGCCTGTCCGCTTC comes from the Methylomonas sp. LL1 genome and includes:
- the der gene encoding ribosome biogenesis GTPase Der, whose amino-acid sequence is MLPVIALVGRPNVGKSTLFNYLTRSREALVADYPGLTRDRQYGRVKRGERDCLVVDTGGITDDLEGIDVFAKKQVEIALQEADVVFFMVDARDGINASDEAIADMLRKLGKPVVLVVNKIDGIDSNTVTHDFYSLALGEPVPIAATHGRNVHELLGRIDDLIPAVEDEFEEQDPGIAIAIVGRPNVGKSTLVNRLLGEERVVVFDEAGTTRDSIYIPFERNGQKFTLIDTAGMRRRAKVSLTVEKFSIIKSLQAIEKAHVVIYLIDAREGVTDQDAHILGLVLEAGRALIIGLNKWDGLDAEHRAFVKKQIEIKLTFLDFAEKHPISALHGSGVGKLFDVVHSLYDSAMIDMSTPVLTRILNDAVSSHQPPLVGGRRIKLKYAHQGGRNPPVVVIHGVQTDSLPGAYKRFLMNYYREQLQLKGTPVRLIFKSPENPFHGQKNKLSDRQVKKRKRLIDFSKRKK
- the bamB gene encoding outer membrane protein assembly factor BamB gives rise to the protein MLITEPKKFRALWMLLTCLPLLSGCAGLDAGRDLISGLSDTIFGEDDTADPPALLTEYTAEVQIDVLWKESVGNGADKQFLKLIPAVQNDRIFAADRQGTLQARNTVNGDLVWESESEYEFSAGPGLGRQTVIMGCTSGEVVAYDIASGEQKWISLVPSEVQAVPVAAKGMVIVRTTDGKVIALREADGSQLWLSEGSVPALSIRGAGAPVVIEDTVIIGSANGKMQALQLSDGKSLWEATIAMPTGRSEVERLVDLDVDPVASRGAIYISSFQGGTSSVSEVDGDVIWRNPDISSYTGISTDWRYLYLSDTHSEVSQLDQRNGASLWKQKDLHNRQLTAAVAYDNYVVVGDFEGYVHWLSTSDGRQLGRTQLTSSPIEAKPVIVDGTVYIYAKDGTLAALKAR